The following are encoded in a window of Gossypium raimondii isolate GPD5lz chromosome 13, ASM2569854v1, whole genome shotgun sequence genomic DNA:
- the LOC105782554 gene encoding phosphoglycerate mutase-like protein 1 isoform X3 — protein MKQYIQVRHAQGIHNVDGDKNYKAYMSPEYFDAHITPLGWQQVDNLRKHVHECGLAKRIDLVITSPLLRTLQTAVGVFGGDGYTERMDVVPLMVANAGNSGRAAISSLNCPPIVAVELCREHLGVHPCDKRRNISDYQFLFPAVDFSLAKSDEDTWWKADVRETKEEVAARGQKFLNWLWTRKEKEIAIVTHSGFLFHTLSALGNDCHPLVKKEICKHFANCELRSMVIVDRSMIGFDPSMTNYPGKTPSGLDLPSDVVDEKAD, from the exons ATGAAACAATACATCCAGGTGAGGCATGCTCAGGGGATCCACAATGTAGATGGAGATAAGAACTATAAAGCATACATGTCTCCAGAATATTTTGATGCACACATTACCCCTCTTGGCTGGCAACAG GTGGATAATTTGCGTAAGCATGTCCATGAATGTGGCCTTGCTAAGAGGATTGATTTAGTGATTACATCCCCTTTGCTAAG GACATTGCAAACAGCTGTTGGGGTATTTGGTGGTGATGGTTATACGGAAAGGATGGATGTAGTGCCACTTATGGTGGCAAATGCAGGAAATAGTGGTCGTGCTGCAATTTCAAGTCTAAACTGCCCACCGATCGTTGCAGTAGAACTTTGTCGAGAACATTTG GGAGTCCATCCTTGCGATAAGAGGAGAAATATCAGTGACTATCAATTCCTTTTTCCTGCGGTTGATTTCTCACTGGCAA AAAGTGACGAGGATACATGGTGGAAGGCTGATGTTAGGGAGACAAAAGAGGAAGTTGCAGCCAGGGGGCAGAAGTTCCTGAACTG GTTGTGGACACGGAAAGAGAAGGAGATAGCCATTGTTACCCATAGTGGGTTCTTGTTTCATACATTAAGTGCACTTGGAAATGATTGTCATCCATTGGTGAAGAAAGAGATCTGCAAACA CTTTGCAAATTGCGAGCTTCGTTCCATGGTCATTGTTGATAGAAG taTGATAGGATTTGACCCTTCGATGACCAATTACCCTGGAAAGACTCCATCAGGATTGGATCTCCCAAGTGATGTTGTCGATGAGAAGGCTGACTAA
- the LOC105782554 gene encoding phosphoglycerate mutase-like protein 1 isoform X1 yields MDTSAGPSLFPLHRCKTLHLVRHAQGIHNVDGDKNYKAYMSPEYFDAHITPLGWQQVDNLRKHVHECGLAKRIDLVITSPLLRTLQTAVGVFGGDGYTERMDVVPLMVANAGNSGRAAISSLNCPPIVAVELCREHLGVHPCDKRRNISDYQFLFPAVDFSLAKSDEDTWWKADVRETKEEVAARGQKFLNWLWTRKEKEIAIVTHSGFLFHTLSALGNDCHPLVKKEICKHFANCELRSMVIVDRSMIGFDPSMTNYPGKTPSGLDLPSDVVDEKAD; encoded by the exons ATGGATACCAGTGCTGGCCCGAGCTTGTTCCCTTTGCACCGTTGCAAAACTCTTCACTTG GTGAGGCATGCTCAGGGGATCCACAATGTAGATGGAGATAAGAACTATAAAGCATACATGTCTCCAGAATATTTTGATGCACACATTACCCCTCTTGGCTGGCAACAG GTGGATAATTTGCGTAAGCATGTCCATGAATGTGGCCTTGCTAAGAGGATTGATTTAGTGATTACATCCCCTTTGCTAAG GACATTGCAAACAGCTGTTGGGGTATTTGGTGGTGATGGTTATACGGAAAGGATGGATGTAGTGCCACTTATGGTGGCAAATGCAGGAAATAGTGGTCGTGCTGCAATTTCAAGTCTAAACTGCCCACCGATCGTTGCAGTAGAACTTTGTCGAGAACATTTG GGAGTCCATCCTTGCGATAAGAGGAGAAATATCAGTGACTATCAATTCCTTTTTCCTGCGGTTGATTTCTCACTGGCAA AAAGTGACGAGGATACATGGTGGAAGGCTGATGTTAGGGAGACAAAAGAGGAAGTTGCAGCCAGGGGGCAGAAGTTCCTGAACTG GTTGTGGACACGGAAAGAGAAGGAGATAGCCATTGTTACCCATAGTGGGTTCTTGTTTCATACATTAAGTGCACTTGGAAATGATTGTCATCCATTGGTGAAGAAAGAGATCTGCAAACA CTTTGCAAATTGCGAGCTTCGTTCCATGGTCATTGTTGATAGAAG taTGATAGGATTTGACCCTTCGATGACCAATTACCCTGGAAAGACTCCATCAGGATTGGATCTCCCAAGTGATGTTGTCGATGAGAAGGCTGACTAA